CTTTATTGATAAATGGACGATTTTACAGAAGCAGATCGGCGCTTTAGCGAAGGGCTCCCCTGAAGAATGGGAAGCCCATGCCCGCCGTCTGGCCTTCATGGTCGGCGATTTAATGTGCGAAAGTCTTATCCACGAATATTCGCTTTAGCAGTCTTCAAGAGCCCGCGAGGAAGAGTGAACTTTGCAAACAGAGTTCCCTTCTTTGCGGCATCAAGCGCCCACTGGATGTCTCGAGATTCCACCATACACAGCATTCCAACGATCATAACCCACTCAAAGAGGGGGATGCTCATCGAAATTTCAATGCCTAAATGCAGGCCGATTCCCGCAAGCAAAACCCAGTAACGGAATTCACGAATCCATACGAGTGTCCCTAAAGAAAACTCAATGATTAAAGTAGACCAAGTTAAAAACTTAATCGCCATCATATCATTTAAGATGGGCAGTGGCACCCGCATGAACTCATCCAAACGAGTGGCAATGTAAACAGCCGTACCGTCAGCCCACAAAGGCCCTTTCATTTTAAACATCACTGTTGCGATGTAAATCACGCTAAACTGAATCTGAATCAGACGCAAAGCCCACGGCGCTTTTTCAGGAACAGTATCGGCCGCAAGCTTTTTTCTTTTAATCAATAGCCAACGGTCGAAAGAATACAAAGCGCCCGCCGGAGTGAAAAATAAAAGAAACAGGAAATTGCGAATCACGACATCAGAACTATTCAAAACAAAAACGTTTCGATTATGGAACGAAAGCAACGTGAAGAATGCAATTGCGATTGATGTGCGAGTAAAACATCCCAAAAGCACCCCGATAGCACCCAACAGATTTAACAGAGCTAGCAACTCCGCCACCCCGGCTTGATTCGGAAAGAGCTCAAACAGATTGAATCGAAAGCCATGACTAAATTTAAGCGCGGTTGGCAGACTCAAAAGTCCATCAACGCCCCAGAATATATCCAGATGGCTCCACATCATAAACCAATTAATCAGTAGAATTACCCCAAACGCGATTCGCAAGATGGCCACGCTATGAACGGGTTGCGGCTTAAAAAAGAAATCGTTCAATGAACTAGTTATTGTTGTTAGCTTCATGGCGAACCTGCTGATGGGGTTTAAATTGGAAAACATTTTCAGAAGTGAACTTGCTGCTTAATGTTCCATGGGGAATAAAAACTTTCGTGGGAGCCGCGACAATATTGTGATGGCGATAAAATTCCAGAGATTCAAACTCGCGTCCGCGCCCCTGTTTTTCTAGTTTCATCACCTCACGTGATACATACTTCGCCAGATCAGACCACAAGTCGGTTTTCTCCATGGGGATGAGGTTATCCTGTTGGAATTTTCTAAATCTTTCTCCGGATGTGAAGCGATCAAAACTATCCATTTGCGAAGGACGCGGGAACGTCCATTGTTCTGTGGATCCATCTTTAAAGTTAATCGTCGCCGTCAGGTACGAATTCACTGCCGACGGATTCGGCGCGAACATACTCCAAGGCTGATCAAGCGCAAAAAATATTTGATAGCGCGCCAGCGATTTTAAAATTCTATCGCCAACCACACTGCGATCCGGAAGCCCTGCCGTTACTAACATTATTATATGGACAGCAATAAACGCAGAAATCAGCGCCTTTTTTAGCTTAGCCATCAGTCACCCACCCTTTTTCTTGTAATCCAGCAGGGCAATCTACTTCCACGCCTCCTGTCCGGTCCATTTTCATTCGGGCAAAGTAGATTAAATAACCTCGCACTTAGATTTCTAGGGCTTAAGAAAGATAACGGACACTTACGTGGAACCTCTTGGACCTGTGTAAAACTTATGGCCATTGGGGACGTAGAAGGTCACTCAGCAACAAGGATTGCTCGCGAGGGTAAAACCAGTTTCTTATGGTCACCCAAAGACTGTGGCACACACCTTGTATTACGAACCCCAGATTGTGGAATCATTTTTAAATAGGAACCTCTCATGTTCAAAGCACTAAGCCTCATTTCCGTCACGCTCCTAAGCTTACAAAGCTGGGCTGGCAGCATCTATGACGTCAAGATTAAGAACGTACCTCTTTATGATGTTTTTAAGAAACAAGGGATTCCCGAAGCCGCCCTTCAACGAACTTTTGAATTCTTGGATGTCAATGGCGGTAAAACTGTTCGCGTTCGCACTAAGGTGCGTGGTCGCACGGCCACTTTCATGACCGAAAAAGAAGTCACGATTAAAGACGACAACATGGCGGCGATCATCGATTTCTCGTTGCCATCCAGCGAACGTCGCCTGTTCGTTATGAACTTAAAAACCGGCGCCGTTTCAAAACACTTTGTCGCTCACGGCAAAGGTTCTGGCGTGAAAGTGGCTTCGAAGTTTTCAAATATCGACGGATCAAAAATGTCTTCACTAGGGTTCTACCTGGGAGGCAGCACTTACTATGGTTCACATGGTGAATCCTTGAACCTGTATGGTTTGGAAACGACGAATAGCAAGGCGGCAGAGCGTGATATCGTCATGCACGCAGCAAACTATGTTTCTGAAGATTTCGTGAAATCGCAAGGCCGTTTGGGACGCAGCTGGGGTTGCCCAGCGGTGGCGCCTGGAATCTTACCTAAGATGATCAATAACTTTAAAGAAGGCGGCGTTATCTATGCCTATCATAAAGACTTGATCAAGGCGTCTACGAAGAACCCGACTCTTCAAGAAGTTGAACACGATGGTGATGACGAGGACATCGATTTACCAGGAGAGGAAGAATCTATTCGTAACGGTGGAGCTCCGATCAAAACCGCCGAGGTGAAGCAAGAGTCTGTCGGTGAATTGGCCAATGCTCCTGTCCCAACGCCAGCGCCTCGCGAACAAATCGCGACTCCGGCGCCGACAGAACAAAAATAATTTTCGTCGGACAATAAAAATAAAAAAGGGATGCTTTTCACAGCATCCCTTTTTGTTTTTAGGACCTCTTGTAATCGTCCTGATATCTGACGATATCGTCTTCGCCAAAGTAGCTTCCCAGCTGCACTTCCACAAATTCCAGCATCTCATTCGTGTTATTGCGAATACGGTGTTTTGCGCCCAATGGAATATGGATATGCGTCCCCGCCTTGACCGGAATGACCTCATCATTGAGTACCACTTCGCCAGAGCCCACAGTGATCGTCCAATGCTCTTCACGCTTTGCATGCGATTGATACGAAATCTGAGAGTGCGGATTCACGCGAATGACTTTGGATTTAAAATGAGGCGTGTCCTTCAAAATCTCAAAGTAACCCCAAGGGCGATACTCAAACACATGATCTTTCACGAGGGAAGATTTATGCTGAGTCAAAGTTTCCACCACGTGACGAACATCTTGAGACAAACCTTTTTTAACCAACATCAAAGCGTCTTGAGTGTCGACGACAATCACGTCATCCAAGCCCACCAACGAATAATTTTTTTCTTTAGGGCCGAAGACGAAGTTGTTATGCCCTTTGACGTTGATGAGGTCGTGGCTTTTCTTCAAAGAAGAAACCGCATCCCAAGAACCCACATCGCTCCAACCGAATTCCGCGGGAATACAAGTCAGCTCTTCGCCGCCTAGTTTTTCCATGATCGCGTAATCGATCGAAATGCTTTGCACTTTTCCGTAGATCTCGGCCAGATTCGAAGAGTCTTCTTTTAGATTTGAAATCTGCTTCCACATTTCCGGCTGATGTTTTTCAAACAAGCTGATCATGTGCGACACTTTGAAAACAAAAATTCCCGCGTTCCAGCTGAAACTTCCTTGAGCAATAAACTCTTTGGCTTTTTGCAAATCCGGTTTTTCGTGGAATTTCACAACAGAATACGCTTTGTGCGCACCTTGTTCTTTCAGACTGACCGCACGTGTTTGAATATAACCGTAACCCGTTTCCGGATACGAAGGCGTGATCCCTAAAGTAACAACGCGGTTTTCATCCGCCACAGTTTGAGCGAAGTTGACGACTTCAAGAAAGTTTTCTTCTTCAGCAATCAAGTGATCGGAAGGGAAAATCGCAACGACTTCATTGCTCAAACCTTTTTTCGCTAAAAGATGGCAAAGAGCTGCGATGGCAGGAGCCGTGTTTTTCCCCATCGGTTCGTAAACGACTTGCACCGAAGTGGCTTTGTTTTGTTTTAAATTAAGCTCCGTCAAAGTCTCTAAGGCCTTGGAAGTCACGATCCACGGAGAGCCCAATTTTAAACATCTTTGCAAAGTCATCGTCTGCAAAGGTTGATCAAAAATCTCAGAAAATTGTTTAGGCATATGCTGGCGAGAGACCGGCCACAAGCGCGTTCCGCTTCCCCCAGAGAGTATCACTGGTATCAAAAGTACCTCCGAACCAAGTTCACAATCTATATCACTAAACCGTCTAAGTGCGTAATTATAGTCACAGATTTGGGGCATTTGGTCATAAAACTGAGGCCTTTTGTAAACAGCCGGCGTAGCTTCCTCACCACAGTGGACAAAAATGCTCTCGACCCAAAGCCGTAAAGCCTTGTCAGCGTGGACTTTTCTTTCGAAGAGGAGGATACTTTTTTTGTTTTAAAAACACTAGTTTGGAGGCTCTCAAAATGTCTATCCCTTTTATTGACCTTAAGTCTCAGTACAAGGCTTTAAAAACCAATATCGACTCTCGCATTCAAAAAGTTTTGGATCACGGCGCTTACGTCAACGGCCCTGAGGTTGTTGAACTTGAACAAACACTCGCAAAATACGTCGGCGTAAAACACTGTCTTACAATCGCCAACGGTACAGACGCTTTGTGGGTTCCTTTGATGGCTTTGGGCATCGGCCAAGGTGACGAAGTTATCACGACAGCTTTCTCTTTCATCGCCACAGCAGAAACTATCGTTCTTGCGGGTGCAAAACCTATCTATGTCGACATTGATCCAAAAACTTTCAATATCGACGTTACGAAAATCGAAGCGGCGATCACTCCACGTACAAAAGCTATTATGCCTGTTTCTTTGTACGGCCAAATGCCAGAGATGGACAAAATCAACGAGATCGCAAAAAAACACAATTTGGCGGTTATTGAAGATGCGGCACAAAGCTTCGGCGCTCGCTACAAAGACAAACGCAGCGGCAGCTTAACAACAGCGACAGGAACAAGCTTCTTCCCGGCAAAACCTTTGGGTTGTTACGGTGATGGTGGCGCGATCTTCACGAACGACGACAATTTGGTAAAGATCATCAAAGAAATCCGCGAACACGGTTCTGAATCTCGTTACTACCACACTCGCCTTGGTATCAACGGCCGCTTGGACACGATCCAATGTGCGATCCTTCTTGCTAAAATGGAAAGATACGATTGGGAATTGGAACAACGTCAGCGCGTAGCAGATCGCTACAACGATGCGTTTTCTTCAATCAAAGCAGATGGTTTCTCAACTCCATTCGTTGAGTCTCACAACAAATCTGCTTGGGCTCAATACACATTGACGGTGAAAGACCGTGCGGCTTTCCAAAAGAAAATGACGGATGCGGGTGTTCCGACTTCTATCCACTACCCACGCATTATGCCAGATCAACCTTGGTACAAAGAGCACACGGCAGATCCAAAACAAGAATTGCCAATGGCTCGTTGGGCCGCAGAACACGTGATCAGCTTGCCTATGTATCCTGATATGGACAATGCGACTCAAGATAAAATCATCGCAGCAGTTAAAGGGGCGTTCTAATGAATACCGGTTTTGGTCCTTTGAATAAACCTGTCGTACTAAAAAACGGCAGTGAAACTATCACTTGGGGCGACGGCAAAAATTTCGTCTTGTTCGCCGGTCCTGATATTATCGAAGATGAAGGCATGGTTCTCGAAACAGGAAAAGAAATCCAAAGAGTCACAAAAGCTTTGGGCATTCCTTGGATCTTGAAATGCTCTTTTGATAAAGCCAATCGTCAAAGTGCTGCAAGTTTCCGCGGCCCGGGTGTGAACTCGGCGTTAAAAAGCCTTGAAAAAATCAAAGGCGAGCTGGGCTGCGCTCTTTTGACAGACGTTCACGAAACGATTCAAGTAAAAGAGACTGCAGAAGTTGCTGATGTATTGCAAATTCCTGCATTCCTTTCTCGTCAA
The window above is part of the Bdellovibrio bacteriovorus genome. Proteins encoded here:
- a CDS encoding HTTM domain-containing protein, yielding MKLTTITSSLNDFFFKPQPVHSVAILRIAFGVILLINWFMMWSHLDIFWGVDGLLSLPTALKFSHGFRFNLFELFPNQAGVAELLALLNLLGAIGVLLGCFTRTSIAIAFFTLLSFHNRNVFVLNSSDVVIRNFLFLLFFTPAGALYSFDRWLLIKRKKLAADTVPEKAPWALRLIQIQFSVIYIATVMFKMKGPLWADGTAVYIATRLDEFMRVPLPILNDMMAIKFLTWSTLIIEFSLGTLVWIREFRYWVLLAGIGLHLGIEISMSIPLFEWVMIVGMLCMVESRDIQWALDAAKKGTLFAKFTLPRGLLKTAKANIRG
- a CDS encoding murein L,D-transpeptidase catalytic domain family protein, whose amino-acid sequence is MFKALSLISVTLLSLQSWAGSIYDVKIKNVPLYDVFKKQGIPEAALQRTFEFLDVNGGKTVRVRTKVRGRTATFMTEKEVTIKDDNMAAIIDFSLPSSERRLFVMNLKTGAVSKHFVAHGKGSGVKVASKFSNIDGSKMSSLGFYLGGSTYYGSHGESLNLYGLETTNSKAAERDIVMHAANYVSEDFVKSQGRLGRSWGCPAVAPGILPKMINNFKEGGVIYAYHKDLIKASTKNPTLQEVEHDGDDEDIDLPGEEESIRNGGAPIKTAEVKQESVGELANAPVPTPAPREQIATPAPTEQK
- a CDS encoding mannose-1-phosphate guanylyltransferase/mannose-6-phosphate isomerase, whose protein sequence is MILSGGSGTRLWPVSRQHMPKQFSEIFDQPLQTMTLQRCLKLGSPWIVTSKALETLTELNLKQNKATSVQVVYEPMGKNTAPAIAALCHLLAKKGLSNEVVAIFPSDHLIAEEENFLEVVNFAQTVADENRVVTLGITPSYPETGYGYIQTRAVSLKEQGAHKAYSVVKFHEKPDLQKAKEFIAQGSFSWNAGIFVFKVSHMISLFEKHQPEMWKQISNLKEDSSNLAEIYGKVQSISIDYAIMEKLGGEELTCIPAEFGWSDVGSWDAVSSLKKSHDLINVKGHNNFVFGPKEKNYSLVGLDDVIVVDTQDALMLVKKGLSQDVRHVVETLTQHKSSLVKDHVFEYRPWGYFEILKDTPHFKSKVIRVNPHSQISYQSHAKREEHWTITVGSGEVVLNDEVIPVKAGTHIHIPLGAKHRIRNNTNEMLEFVEVQLGSYFGEDDIVRYQDDYKRS
- a CDS encoding DegT/DnrJ/EryC1/StrS family aminotransferase, with amino-acid sequence MSIPFIDLKSQYKALKTNIDSRIQKVLDHGAYVNGPEVVELEQTLAKYVGVKHCLTIANGTDALWVPLMALGIGQGDEVITTAFSFIATAETIVLAGAKPIYVDIDPKTFNIDVTKIEAAITPRTKAIMPVSLYGQMPEMDKINEIAKKHNLAVIEDAAQSFGARYKDKRSGSLTTATGTSFFPAKPLGCYGDGGAIFTNDDNLVKIIKEIREHGSESRYYHTRLGINGRLDTIQCAILLAKMERYDWELEQRQRVADRYNDAFSSIKADGFSTPFVESHNKSAWAQYTLTVKDRAAFQKKMTDAGVPTSIHYPRIMPDQPWYKEHTADPKQELPMARWAAEHVISLPMYPDMDNATQDKIIAAVKGAF